In the Motacilla alba alba isolate MOTALB_02 chromosome 6, Motacilla_alba_V1.0_pri, whole genome shotgun sequence genome, CTGAACAGGATGCTTTCCTTGCTTTCAGAAATATGCATGAATCTGTCTTGAGGGTGTTGAAACAGTTCTAGGTGGAGGAGTGGTTTTTATCTTAGCCTTTGTGTGTTACTTTCTGGTGTTCCACCATCCAGGAAGAAAGATCTTTCTTTGTCACATCAAACACAGCCTTGGAATTGCTGCCAGCTTTGGAATGTTACAAGTAGATTCTTTACAGCTACAAATTAACAAGGGAGCGAGCCAGAGTGTGTGAACACAGCTTACTGCACAAGtgttgctgctctgctttcattttatcTGAGGTGCTCCCTGTGAGCTCAGGAGAGTTTACAAGCTCTGTGAGAGTTATTTAAAgaacctgggaaaaaaatgccagcGTTGTTTGCTGGCACCTGGAggatgctgggagctgctcctgcagtgggAAGTGCAGGGAGGCTTTGACCCTGAGCCATGTGAAGGCACAGGGTGAAGCTGGTATCTTTTAGTCTCGCTTTGAGCTGGAGCTggtccccagcagctgctctggtttGGAGGGAGCCCCTCACTGGTGTGGCTGCTGGAAAACCCCCAGGGACTGGCAGAGTGCAGGAGAACAGTCAGGGCAGCGTGGGGAGATGCAGCCAGAGGCACCTCTGCCAGCTGTGGGCATCCCCCTGCCTCAGGTCCAGCCTGCAGATTGCATCCAGGCAAACCAGATCCTGGGACAAGAGGAGCTCCAGCTGAGGGGCAGAGCTCCCTCCAGGCTGCAGATTCTGGATTTGCTTTCTTGCAGGAGTTTGGGATTCTCTGTGGGGTGTGGCTCCTCAACATCATTTTACCCTGATTGCAGGGCTTTGCTGCACCTCTTCATGCTGTacagctgcttttttaaaatttcttttcatttttaaagctttgctCATTTTGGGGCACCTTGGGGTTGTGAATGACTTGTGGTGCTTAGAGAAGtttgagctggagctgcagcaccagaaACTGGGTCTGGGCTCTTCATTTGGGGGTGTGAGAACTACTGATGTTGCTTCATCCAAGCTTTCAGCATGGACAGGAGCTTTGTGTTGAGAGGCAAGGGCCATCTCACAGATGTAAGTGTGTGTCTAAACCTGAAATAATATGAGACAAGCATTGAACTGCCTTTTTGTAAGCcttagggggaaaaaggggTGGTGATTGAAGGATGGAAAATGTGGGTAAAGCTTTGTTTTTGATTAGTCCTGCTTGACAACTCATAATGGAAGTGCTGGTACTGTGCTTCTGGGGCTTgtaggaaggaattcttccagCAGGGTTCCAGCAAGGACTGCAAGAGCAGCACAAGAtttgggctgcagctgaggaaggagatttaataaaggaaaaggaagtagCCCTTCTTGTTCCTTTTAGAAGAGCTCTAAATATAGATAATGCAGAAACTTGGAATTTTGGTTGGCTTTTTTATTAGTGGAGACATTTGAGTAGTTTGCAATCAGTTCCCTAGCACGGCACCAGATCTCTGTGAGACtttatgaatattttcattctagATGGGCAGAGAAGTTGGATCAGCTGACAGCTACTGCCACAAAAGATCCAGAGGGGTTTTTGGGCCATCCTGTGAACGCATTCAAGTTGATGAAAAGGCTCAACACAGAGTGGGGTGAGCTGGAGAGCCTGGTCCTCAAGGACATGTCAGATGGTGAGTGCGTGCGCCTGCAGCAAAATCCAGCACCACAGGCTCGCTGCAGGTGCTTGCCTGTTGCCTTTCACATGTCAGGGCTTGAATTAGATTTGCAAATCTGCTTTTGAGACTGAGCATTTGTGGAACTAATCTGAATCAGTGTAGTAAACACTTAATTGCTGCCTCTTTTCTTCAGCGAGAGTGGAAGCTCTTTAGTAAGGAGCAGGATATGAAATGGTTGACTGTGAAAGACACTCAGCAAAAGGGAACCAGGGTGGTTACAATGGACCTGTGAGACTGTCTGATCAGCTAATTAATACCAGATGGAGGTTTGTAGTAAGGAATTATAAGAAAGCAGagctttcaaaaagaaaaggctctgaTGAGGGTTCAGCACACTcagcttccctgctgctgtgagagGGGCTGAACATGGCAGCAGAAAAGGCTCTGCACCTGCCAGCCAGAAATCTGCACCAGTTGTGTCTTGAGCCCTTCTGAAGGGgtggggtaaaaaaaaaaaaagtgtttattttttatttttcctttgctttctttaaaaaacacccaaagcaaatgcaaactgtgcagcctgtgctgagtTCAGGTCAGGCTTGTGTGAAGGTGCATTTTGgctttccctggagcagggagttCACACAATTCCCAGGACAGGGGTGAGCAGtgtttccctgcctttcccaggctTCATCTCCAACATGACAATCCAGAGGCAGTTCTTCCCAAACGATGAGGATCAGACTGGGGCAGCCAAGGCCCTCCTGAGGCTCCAGGACACCTATAACCTGGACACAGACACCCTCTCCAGAGGGAACCTGCCAGGTGAGAGCCATCCATGGTTGTTATTTGCATTTCCTAAATGTCCTGATTGCAAATGGTTTGCTCTGTTCCACCTTGCTTAactgctcagcctgcagggaaCATTAGGAAGGGGGTTCAGCTGgctaaaattaatgaaaaaagtggttttttctGGTTGAAATCTGCATCTTTCCTCTAGTTATGGCAAGATAATCTAGTGTTAACAGTTTCTAATAAAAATCAGTAGCAATAAAGCCTTGCCtgggtgggggttttttccttgtgttgCACTGGCAGATGCCTGGTTTTATTGCACAACTTCATGCATTTTAACAAGTTCCTTTGAGCTTAAACTTCAGGGATTGTGTAAACTGAAGAGCAAGAgatgctgcacacacagacttGAGCCTGTGTGGCATTGCCTGAGCTGATCTTTAAtaggctgctctgtgcaggagaagacacaatttcttttttttttttgtcaggaaaCTTTCTCAGCTGAGTCTTCCTTGTTTCCTCTGTTCAGAAATAGTCCTGTGTGCCAGCTGGCAAAAAATTAGCTCTGTACAATCCATCTTGTTTTTGCAACTGCTCACTGTGGTCAGATGCCTAATAAAATTAGGAGTAATTGGCTTTATGTGTTATGATGCATAACTTTGCTTTTGGGTTTGGTTCAAGACCTGCTCAAGGACCTGCAGATTCTCCCTAATGCAGTGAGCAGCTCGTTGGTGTTTTCTTCAAACAGCACAGAAGTACAAGGGGAAGTTGTGCTGCTTTTGAAGCAATGAGCTGTCCAGACTGTGTGCAGTGAAGCGTGCTGGCAGAACCTGCGAGTTCTGCAGGATAGGAGAGAATGGCTTGGACTCTGGAGAGCTCCAGAGGGGAACTTCCCATGTGGTCACTTGTTTGTGCTCCTTTTCTTCATTCCCAGGGAATTTCTTTTGGTCCACAATCTCAGCTACTGCCAAATCATTGTGTCCTTTGAGGGTTTGCAGGTTCAGGCTCAGGAAGCTGCAGTTGCTGCCCATCACAGGGGTGGACAGCAGAACAGCTGCCCTCTttgagcactgcagggctgctggtaGAAACCCAGAATGGGTTAAGATGAAATCAGGGATGCAATTCTAGCTGTAACACTGGCAGGTCCTGTTTCCCTTTTGCAAGATAAAATTTGGTTTTTCCTAGGGCCTGTATTTCCAGAGGCAAAAATAGGAATCTGTAATTTGCCTACTAGTGCTTTAATCTTTCAGAGGTCacttaaaatgtttctaaaaatgactgacttgaaaaaaatcccaagcagCTGGGAATTTACTCCctgatgttttccttctcctcccccaccAAGCTGTCACTAACAAGTCGTGGTTCAGTAACATTTTGAAAGTGATAATGTGATGTCCTTGAAAACAGTTCTGAAACTTCAAGTTTGGCTTCTTTTTGCTCTTGCTGGAAGTGGTTGGGGTTTTGAGGAAGGAAGGTttgtttaatttgatttttcactAGTGGCAGAGACATTTAGCTGTTCCCTGGTATTCTGGCAGTGGAAAGCTGCATCTGAGTGCTTGTGTGCCAAGGATTTACAGGCTTTAGAGACTTCCAACAAACAGCTACTGCAGAAGGGAGCTGTgggagaacagaaataaaaccctgCTGTGAGGAATGAGAAATAACTCAAATGTTTCTCAGAGCACAGGTCTGGAACCCTGTGTAAACTCTTTGTTTTGCTCCAAATACCCAGGTGTGAAGCACAAATCCTTCCTAACAGCTGAAGATTGCTTTGAGCTGGGCAAGATTGCCTACACAGAGGCTGACTACTaccacacagagctgtggaTGGAGCAAGCCCTGAAGCAGCTGGATGAGGGAGAAGTGTCCTCTGCAGACAAAGTCTACATCCTGGACTACCTGAGCTATGCTGTGTACCAGCAGGGGGACCTGGCCAAGGCCATGGCACTCACCAGGCgcctcctggagctgggtgaggggcacagggacacagctctgcttgCGTTTGTCCTGGGCACTGCAGCCTTGCCTGGGATCTGACTCCTCTTACGCTTTGCAAAGTGTGTTTTTGCATTTTAGATGGGGATTTGCTGCTTGTACTGAAGGGTTTTCATGGCTTCTGTACATTTACCTGTCTGAAATCTGGTTCTCTCCctacattttgctttcctgggTTGAGATTGCTTCCCCTTAGGTAGGGGCAAAACCAAAAGTAATGAAACTGAAACTAAATTGGTGATAGTCAAATCTCTGCAGATGATTTAAATACAAAGTCAGCATGCTGAATTTGAAGATGAAGGTGAAACACATGTAAAAGTGTTTCATGAAGATTAAACACCTGTAAaaacaagaaatacagaatacagGACAGTGAGATAAGAGTCTGcttcatgaaaaatgaaagcatttgttCTCCTGTAAATACTCCACTGGTGACTGACTGTGTAACGGATGCTCCAGGAAGCTCAGAACTAACCCTAACGTAGCAAGAGCCACTTATTAAAGATCTGAAGCTAATTCTGTAAGTTACAAAGCTTTGTCACCAGAAATCTTAAGTCCCACCCAGGGTATTTTCAGGTTTCCAGCCAGTCATGCTGTGCCAGCTCTCTCCCTGTCCCATTCCCTTGTCCCTCCCTCTGAAGTGAGATGGGCTGGAGTGGCCAAACCCTTTTCCTCAGTGCTGGGACCCCCATGTGCAGTGAGGGTTGGAGAAGCAGTGGTGTGCAtctgtttccttttgctttctgtgaatAACCACTTCTGGATGATTCCTCAGGGGCTGGAACCCTGCCAGTGATCCCCGTCTGTTTCTCTGTCCATAGATCCTGAACATCAAAGAGCAAACGGGAACATGAAATACTTTGAATACATCATggctaaagaaaaagaagcaaacaagtCCAGCACGGGttcagaagagcagcaggagaaggaaactgAGGTTAAGAAAAAGGATTACCTGCCTGAGAGAAGGAAGTACGAAATGCTGTGCCGTGGGGAGGGGCTCAAAATGGTAAAGTGGAGTAGACTGTTCTCAAATGTTTGAAACCAAACAATGTCAGGAATTTGTGTGTGGTGTGCAAGCAAGGAAGTTGTTAGAGCAGCTGGATGAGTGTGCAGAGCTGAGGATCATGTGTTGGATTTCTTCCCCCTTTGGCCTGTTCAGTAGACAGAAAGTAAcgctgccccaggcactgctggctgccttGGATGTGCTCCATCCGTGTCATTAATTGAATAAGGATGCTGGAGGTCCGGAGCTACAGGCAGAATTAAATAGGGGTGGTTTTCTTAGTGATGGAATTATCTTAGTAGGGTTGTGTAAAGTAATGCTTGCTGAAGTATTGAACAGCAGCATTAAAGTGCAGAGAGCTCTGGCCTCTCAAACTGAAATCATCTCTTTAACCTGTCACATAAGGAGGTGGGGAGAGTGAGTTGTTTGTGCGTCCGGGACGTGTTCTGCCCTTGGAGACACCAATGTCCCCTGGCAGCTCTCTGAGTGGCCCTTGCTGTGCCTCCCTGCAGACTCCCCGCAGACAGAAGAGGCTCTTCTGCCGCTACTACGATGGGAACAGGAACCCCAGGTACATCCTGGGCCCTGTCAAGCAGGAGGACGAGTGGGACAAGCCCCGCATCGTTCGCTTCCTGGACATCATCTCCGACGAGGAGATCGAGACCGTGAAGGAGCTGGCCAAGCCCAGGGTAAATACCtcacccttccctgcctctggaATCTGCAATCCCTCGTGTGCTCGGTGTGAGTGAGtggctggctgctctggagggCAGGGGGTGTGCAGTGAGCTCACACCTTGCTTGCCTCACCTTGCAGCTGTTGGTGGCACCCCTGGAAGGAGGCTGGGAATTCTCTGTGAGGACTGGAGCCAggtcccagcagtgcaggattGTCAGGCTCTTCCAGCAGACACAATTTCAGCTGGTTTGGATGAGGAGGAGAATGGTCTCCAACAGAGAACAAACATAAAGCAGTGAGGGTGGACTGGATTATTCCTGActtgtgtttggttttctgcttttgtttctttcctctttaaGTCTGGAAGGGAAAGGCAACCATTCCTCTGGTCCTGGAATGCCACCTTATTGTATAGACAAGAAAGAATGGTTATAGTCTCCATTTTGGTACAAGACTGGCTTCTgttgatgccttgtgaaggctgacctagaacagagattAGATGATGCTAAATGAtgaagcagggatttattaaaaggatctcctccatggatccaccttgggcagcacaagagcccagccagggctgcacccaggatgaaccaaaatggtcccaaaatggaTTACTGGTCACAAGGTCTCACACTTGgataagttctgctccatttgcatattggagttaattgtccagctacagctttaggttatgaaaccccatcctgcttgtttttctctcctcagcccacattgtttgtgctcttgggcctgagatttggatcatttgtccttggtccccagctggagaaggaattgttttgtctccctgctctgtgcagagagctcaccatcccttAATGTGGAGCTTAGACCAAcgcactaaagcagcacagaatgtgaaaaatagaaaagctaaacccGAGGCCATCACTGTCTCCAGGCTTGGACGCTGCCTGCAGATGAAAGAGCTTTTAAGAGGGCAGGACATAGTTGGTTTTGGCTTCTTATTGACAATGGTGGCTCATCACCCCTGTTTGAGACACTGAATGCAAAGGTTCTTGTTTCTCAGAGAGGAATAATCCAGGGCAGCTCGACTGTCTGAGAAAACAGTGTCCAAGGCAAACAGCAAACTGATGGAGTTGCCTTCTGTATCCAGTTGGTGCAACTCTGCATCTGCAAATGTACATTGAACATGTAGTtagttaaattattttccatcaaTTCTAAAGTAAGATGTAAACTCatagaaatgtaattttcctgcttttttcctttgcttttggcCTAAATGGCTTTTTTTGTCCAGAATGAGCTGAGCAGATGGAGACCAGGGGAGTAAGAGCATTCAGTGCAGGAGAAGCTGTTGGCTTGGCCCAGAGCTGTGTTGTTCATGGGCAGCTGGGCAGTGAGGCTGTTCTTGGCCTACCAGGGAGCCTGAAGGGGATCTTAAAGCTCCCTGAAGCCTGAGCTGTTGGACATTGGGAAGAATCTCTTCTCTGAAGAGTTTGGCAGGCCTTGGTAGGGGCTGTCAGGGAGGTGGCagggtcaccatccctggaggtgcccaaggaatggctggacatggcactcagtgctctggacTGGGTGGCAAGGTGGGCGTGGATCAGAGGCTGGAGTTGATTATCTTggaggtcttctccaacctcagtgattctgttcTGAGGTCTCTGAGGTAACGTTCTGAACTGTAAGCAGGAAGTGCAAGCTTTTCCCTCCATGTACCTGTGAggcatctcctcctgctgccctggcaggcagctttGCTGCAGGGCTGAAAATCAGAGCCCCCACTGCTGGTCTGGAGGTGTTGGAGCTCCTTTGCTGCAGCGTGGTGCATTCCACACCTGTGCAATGTGACCAGACCATGACTTTACAGAGCAGAAAACTGTAAATGTGTGACTGTAGGCTCTGAGCTTGCTGAGGTCGCTGTGTTCCTGTTGAACACTCAGCTCATGGCACAGACTTGGAGACCTTTATGGCAGGAGCATCTGTATGCAGTTACTGTTCCCATATTCCCATGGCTGAGGCCTCGCATGGCTCAGCAGCAAAAGGATTTTGTTCCTGGAGACCTAAAGGTcatctcctccttcctgctgctcgGGATGCTGCCATCCTCTGGGAGGAGAGTGCTGATCTGTGCCCAGCCTTCTGCCGTGCTGGCAGGATGAAGCCTCATTATTCagctgtggagtctccttgGAATTGTAGTTTGTGCCTTGTTTTTTTATGTGTCTGcatgggaggagaggagaggcagtGTGCTGGGAGCTCCCTTCTTGTAGGTATGGAGAGGCCTTGGCTTGTTTAGTGTATTTTAACAGTGGAGAAATGCTTCTGGTTGTTTGGGAGGTGGCATGACATTGTGCCCTTTGCAAATCTGGGCTCTGCATGCCAGCCTTTCCAGGTCTGAGCGATGCAGAGTGTCTGGTAGTCCAAGAACCGAGCTGAAGGGCACATGTCAGGTTCTGAGTTGGAATGTTAACACAGATGGGAAGGCATGAAGTACatggagcacagcagagggaaaggaaagccTTGAGCCGGGAGTTCCCACTCTGTGTAAATGTGACCATGGGTGAAGCAGAAGTTGAGAGCTCAgaggagctcagtgctgcttgTGGTACAGGAAGGACCAAAAAGGAATGGTTTATTCACCTTTGGCTTATGGTGCTGCCTGGATTGAGTTTACCTGTTAAACTCCTCATGCAGGGGCAGGACAGTGTAACAAAGCACCACTCGTCCCCGTGCCACACCACTGCATTGCTCCCAGAGCATTTCACTGCAAAagaaatcccagctgctgtAGTCTGCTGTATTCAGACAGCTATTCTTActacaaacacagaaacaggaCTTGtggaaaaccttaaaaaaaccaaacaagaaaccTTTCTCTAATAAAGCTGGAGCCTGCCCTGGTTCCCCgtggccctgcagcctgggtggcggcagggcagggcaggtgccGGGGCGGTGGCGTTGTCCCCTGGCCAGGCTTCTGAATGGTCGGATTGCTGGGCTGCAGATTGTGCTTGTAATGCAACTTCTGATGGTTCGCTTCACAGCTGAGGCGAGCCACCATTTCAAACCCCATAACGGGAGCCTTGGAGACGGCACATTACAGAATTAGCAAAAGGTAAGAGAGCTCTCTGCCAGAGGTTTGGGCCTGTCATCAGTGTGTACGTCCTGCTCGTTCTCAGGAAACGAGGTGGGCTGAAGAGACAGCTTGCAGTCCACCTTGTGATTCCCTGCAGATCTGTAACAGGCTGTTGCTGCTGAGTTTCTCAgtcttttccttcagctggaAGTTCTGGGGGCGTGTTTTGAtttgttctttcccttttgGTCGCCTTCTCAAGTCTGTTTTTTTCAAGCGAGTCTCTGCAGTCAGCGTGAAAAATACAAGATGCCACAAAACCTTCAgtaaaatctggtttttgtttttaatctatACGTTCCTTTCCCCTTGCTCTTCTCACAACCAAGAATTGTCCTCCCTTTctctggaaaatgaaacagacCTAAAATGCCTTAATGGGTGTAAGAAATGCTTCAGGTCCttgctgtgcacacagacacacatctCCTTGTCCAGGATAATCCCACActcccagctgagctccttTACCTCCTGCCTGACACAAacctggcagagcacaggctcCCTTCCACCGGGCTCCTGGTTCTTTTCAGCTTGTCCATTGAGTACTACAAGAGCTGAATTTAGCCAGTGCTTTCCAAAATTGGCTGGATCTGAAAGAAACCACCTGCCCCTGCTTGCCCTCCCTTGGTTTTAGCCATGGTAATTAAAGATTGGCTGCACAGGCCATCAGCACTGAGCCAATTCTGGGAGGAGTTAAAGCTTCTGGGTGAGGAGGAACTGTCTGGGAAACTCAGCATCATGAATTACTTGTAgaaaatcttgatttttaaaccaaaaaaaaaaaaaaaaaaggaggaaaaataataaagggaggaaaaaagtgaaaggaCAATCTAACCAAATTATTGCAACCAATTTGTTGTGATTTGGACATGGCAGCTGCAGCTTGTGTTGCCCTTCCAACCATTGCTAATATGCGAGCATCGCATCCGGACCAATCGGAACCCTTTCAAACACCTGGGGCTCGGCCAAAAAGCAGCCTGCAAGGTGGGTAAGCCTTgtcctttctctttttgtagCTGAGCCGTGCTACTGTTCATGACCCTGAGACTGGGAAACTGACCACAGCACATTACAGAGTCTCTAAGAGGTAAGGGGAAGGGATTCCTTGTCTGAGGAAGTGtctcctggggctgtgccgCTTCAGCACGAGGATTCTGTGGCACTGTCCTTATTCTTCAGCCTTTCTTTCAAAGAGAGTGGCCTAAGCAAGCTGAGCTGTCACCTAACAAAGCACAGGGCCTGCTGAAGTAGGGATTGGTTGTCAGTGGTGGCGTTTCAAGGTGGAAGTGCCCTCTCTGGCTGAGCATGGCTTGTGTGCTGTGACTAACATACTAAACGTGGGcgtggggctctgctggctcccagggCAATggggctcctgcctggctcacctctgctccccagctccagtGCCCACACTtgctcagtgctgggagctgctgggattcctggcagcagtgcccagtaAAGCTAGGGGATGATTTTAGAGGTTTCCATGTTGCAATGGTAGTTGGAAGGTAGTTGCTGCTCGAATAGAAACTCGgtgttcttccagctgcttaGACAAACCCCTGAACTTGGAATGGCCTGGAGCTTTTATTTAGCTGTGAATTGCTTCAGAAGGTAAAAGTGCTTCCAAATATGGGCTCACACGAAGGTGGTTGATTCAGGAATGATGATAAGTCTCAGGAGAACTGGAAAACCACGGTCTTTAAGGCCGCTCTAGTGGAAagttgaaaacttttttttttatgcttcaCACCCTTGCATCCCGTGGGTCTGTGTGCTCATTGGCACGGGCACGTAGTGGGAATCCTCTGGAAATTGTCTGGGAAGCTCTTACATGTTTGCTCCTTAAAACTGACCCCGTGGAGGGTCCTGAGGAACATTCATCTTCCTGTTGGACGTGTGTcgcatttaatttttatttcttgtttttaatgttCAAGTCTGTCCATGTCTTACCTCTCTTGGTTATTTGTCACTGTGTATTTGGAAGGTTTGATTTATTCACTTGTGGGGTTTGTCCTCTGTGCCAGACAGCTCTGGAGTATTTACTGAGGAAACTCCTTCATCCTTTTGAACATCCCCTCATGTCAAACCTGATGTGCTAATGATGGGAATTGGAGAAGATGACCAGATTACTCTGATGGAAATTGGGATGCATAATTGGTCCCTATTTAAATAGATCAGGCTTAGTGAAAACTTTTTATTGAGAGTTGTGATTTTTCATTAGTAGGAAGTGTTATTCCCTGAGGTAGTGCAGATGccacaggcagaaaaaatagTGCAAGGCAGCACCCAACATGAAAGGCCTATCACAAAAACCCAGGATAGAGCCTGGGGAATGGGACCCTTAAATTCTTAATGAGGATTGGTGCTTAAAAATGTGGGACATCCTTCCAGTGTACCCAAGGAACTCTGAGTTAAGTCACGTTTTACTGagctaaattttttaaattcaatatCTCACTGGAAACTGGAATTAAAATTGTAGAGACATATCGAAGAAGTTGGAGAAGGCCATTTTTTGAGGGTAGGAATAGCCTTGAGGTGTGCCTTCTCCTGCTTCCccctgcctttgctttcctccGTGTGCACATTTGCAGGATGGGAACGGACTTACTTGACACCTCAGTCTGGAGTGGGAGGCAGAAGCCACCCCCACCAGCCTGATTTAGAGGGcctgtgctgttcctgctgccctcctgcactgccagaAACATCTTTCCCTTGGAGCTGCTCGAGCTGGTTCAGATTCCAGATGAATCATTGCTcctgaaaaccaaaaaatgctcacttcatttttttaatacatgacTGCTTTCCCCCTCCAAACATTCCTTCCCAGCACATGCCCTCCTAAATTACAGCATTCCTGCCTCTGAGAGAGCTACTGTTCCCTTGGTGGGAcgtggcagctctgggaagggaggcACCTTGCCagtgtgtgcagcagcaggacaaaccCACCCACTCACACACTGCTTTTACAGATCAAaactcccttttcccccttccctctcctcccagcaggcagccagagcttGCAGCATCTAATGCTAAaagtttccatttcagaaatacCAGGCTGGGCTTTTACTCACTGcctgctgtgtctctgctggTACTTTTCTGCACACCAAGTGTGGCTTAGGAGGCTTTTAAACACAAATCCCAGTATTTT is a window encoding:
- the P4HA1 gene encoding prolyl 4-hydroxylase subunit alpha-1 isoform X3, which encodes MAFKKVWCALALGFLLPFSCAHTDFFTSIGHMTDLINTEKDLVVSLKDYIKAEESKLEQIKKWAEKLDQLTATATKDPEGFLGHPVNAFKLMKRLNTEWGELESLVLKDMSDGFISNMTIQRQFFPNDEDQTGAAKALLRLQDTYNLDTDTLSRGNLPGVKHKSFLTAEDCFELGKIAYTEADYYHTELWMEQALKQLDEGEVSSADKVYILDYLSYAVYQQGDLAKAMALTRRLLELDPEHQRANGNMKYFEYIMAKEKEANKSSTGSEEQQEKETEVKKKDYLPERRKYEMLCRGEGLKMTPRRQKRLFCRYYDGNRNPRYILGPVKQEDEWDKPRIVRFLDIISDEEIETVKELAKPRLRRATISNPITGALETAHYRISKSAWLSGYESPVVSRINTRIQDLTGLDVSTAEELQVANYGVGGQYEPHFDFGRKDEPDAFKELGTGNRIATWLFYMSDVSAGGATVFPEVGASVWPRKGTAVFWYNLCCDSVCVGYRAECSLHPQGTAVFWYNLCCDSVCVGYRAECSLHPQGTAVFWYNLWCDCVCVVQAQGCVPSIPREQLCSGAISAVTVCVGCRAECSLHPQGTAVFWYNLWCDSVCVAQG
- the P4HA1 gene encoding prolyl 4-hydroxylase subunit alpha-1 isoform X7; translated protein: MAFKKVWCALALGFLLPFSCAHTDFFTSIGHMTDLINTEKDLVVSLKDYIKAEESKLEQIKKWAEKLDQLTATATKDPEGFLGHPVNAFKLMKRLNTEWGELESLVLKDMSDGFISNMTIQRQFFPNDEDQTGAAKALLRLQDTYNLDTDTLSRGNLPGVKHKSFLTAEDCFELGKIAYTEADYYHTELWMEQALKQLDEGEVSSADKVYILDYLSYAVYQQGDLAKAMALTRRLLELDPEHQRANGNMKYFEYIMAKEKEANKSSTGSEEQQEKETEVKKKDYLPERRKYEMLCRGEGLKMTPRRQKRLFCRYYDGNRNPRYILGPVKQEDEWDKPRIVRFLDIISDEEIETVKELAKPRLRRATISNPITGALETAHYRISKSAWLSGYESPVVSRINTRIQDLTGLDVSTAEELQVANYGVGGQYEPHFDFARKDEPDAFKELGTGNRIATWLFYMSDVSAGGATVFPEVGASVWPRKGTAVFWYNLFPSGEGDYSTRHAACPVLVGNKWVSNKWLHERGQEFRRPCTLSEQE
- the P4HA1 gene encoding prolyl 4-hydroxylase subunit alpha-1 isoform X2, translating into MAFKKVWCALALGFLLPFSCAHTDFFTSIGHMTDLINTEKDLVVSLKDYIKAEESKLEQIKKWAEKLDQLTATATKDPEGFLGHPVNAFKLMKRLNTEWGELESLVLKDMSDGFISNMTIQRQFFPNDEDQTGAAKALLRLQDTYNLDTDTLSRGNLPGVKHKSFLTAEDCFELGKIAYTEADYYHTELWMEQALKQLDEGEVSSADKVYILDYLSYAVYQQGDLAKAMALTRRLLELDPEHQRANGNMKYFEYIMAKEKEANKSSTGSEEQQEKETEVKKKDYLPERRKYEMLCRGEGLKMTPRRQKRLFCRYYDGNRNPRYILGPVKQEDEWDKPRIVRFLDIISDEEIETVKELAKPRLSRATVHDPETGKLTTAHYRVSKSAWLSGYESPVVSRINTRIQDLTGLDVSTAEELQVANYGVGGQYEPHFDFARKDEPDAFKELGTGNRIATWLFYMSDVSAGGATVFPEVGASVWPRKGTAVFWYNLCCDSVCVGYRAECSLHPQGTAVFWYNLCCDSVCVGYRAECSLHPQGTAVFWYNLWCDCVCVVQAQGCVPSIPREQLCSGAISAVTVCVGCRAECSLHPQGTAVFWYNLWCDSVCVAQG
- the P4HA1 gene encoding prolyl 4-hydroxylase subunit alpha-1 isoform X4, which codes for MAFKKVWCALALGFLLPFSCAHTDFFTSIGHMTDLINTEKDLVVSLKDYIKAEESKLEQIKKWAEKLDQLTATATKDPEGFLGHPVNAFKLMKRLNTEWGELESLVLKDMSDGFISNMTIQRQFFPNDEDQTGAAKALLRLQDTYNLDTDTLSRGNLPGVKHKSFLTAEDCFELGKIAYTEADYYHTELWMEQALKQLDEGEVSSADKVYILDYLSYAVYQQGDLAKAMALTRRLLELDPEHQRANGNMKYFEYIMAKEKEANKSSTGSEEQQEKETEVKKKDYLPERRKYEMLCRGEGLKMTPRRQKRLFCRYYDGNRNPRYILGPVKQEDEWDKPRIVRFLDIISDEEIETVKELAKPRLRRATISNPITGALETAHYRISKSAWLSGYESPVVSRINTRIQDLTGLDVSTAEELQVANYGVGGQYEPHFDFARKDEPDAFKELGTGNRIATWLFYMSDVSAGGATVFPEVGASVWPRKGTAVFWYNLCCDSVCVGYRAECSLHPQGTAVFWYNLCCDSVCVGYRAECSLHPQGTAVFWYNLWCDCVCVVQAQGCVPSIPREQLCSGAISAVTVCVGCRAECSLHPQGTAVFWYNLWCDSVCVAQG
- the P4HA1 gene encoding prolyl 4-hydroxylase subunit alpha-1 isoform X1, yielding MAFKKVWCALALGFLLPFSCAHTDFFTSIGHMTDLINTEKDLVVSLKDYIKAEESKLEQIKKWAEKLDQLTATATKDPEGFLGHPVNAFKLMKRLNTEWGELESLVLKDMSDGFISNMTIQRQFFPNDEDQTGAAKALLRLQDTYNLDTDTLSRGNLPGVKHKSFLTAEDCFELGKIAYTEADYYHTELWMEQALKQLDEGEVSSADKVYILDYLSYAVYQQGDLAKAMALTRRLLELDPEHQRANGNMKYFEYIMAKEKEANKSSTGSEEQQEKETEVKKKDYLPERRKYEMLCRGEGLKMTPRRQKRLFCRYYDGNRNPRYILGPVKQEDEWDKPRIVRFLDIISDEEIETVKELAKPRLSRATVHDPETGKLTTAHYRVSKSAWLSGYESPVVSRINTRIQDLTGLDVSTAEELQVANYGVGGQYEPHFDFGRKDEPDAFKELGTGNRIATWLFYMSDVSAGGATVFPEVGASVWPRKGTAVFWYNLCCDSVCVGYRAECSLHPQGTAVFWYNLCCDSVCVGYRAECSLHPQGTAVFWYNLWCDCVCVVQAQGCVPSIPREQLCSGAISAVTVCVGCRAECSLHPQGTAVFWYNLWCDSVCVAQG